The Bacteroidales bacterium region CCATGTCCCACTTATGAGGAATAACTTTTTGATGGATCTATGGCTACAAAAGAACAAATAAATAAGGAAAGATTACCACGGCATATAGCCGTCATTATGGACGGCAATGGTCGATGGGCTAAGAAAAGAGGTAACCAGCGAATTTTTGGACATAAGAACGGAGTAAAATCGGTGCGCGAAACGGTGGAAGCCGCAGCAGAGTTGGGGGTTTCCTACATTACTTTATATGCATTTTCCCGGGAAAACTGGAACCGTCCCAATCGCGAGATCGATGCACTGATGTCATTGTTGATTTCCACCATTGATAGTGAAATCAAAACCCTTATGGAAAATAACATCCGTTTGTTATCTATTGGTGATCTTGCGGGACTTCCGGAGAAGGTTCAGGAGAAGATCAAAGAAGCCAAGCAGAAGACTTCCGGGAATAAAGGATTACGGCTTGTATTGGCATTGAATTACAGTGCACGCTGGGAATTGGCTGAAGCCATGAAGCATTTCGGGCATGATGTGAAGCAGGGAAACACAGATGCCAATCTTGATATTGAAACCGCTAAAAAATATTTGGAAACCAAAGAAATACCCGATCCCGATCTTTTGATCAGGACCAGCGGAGAACGCCGGCTCAGCAATTTTTTATTGTGGCAGATGGCTTATACAGAATTATATTTTACAGAAGTACTTTGGCCCGATTTTAGAAAGGAAAATTTTTATGAGGCAATTGTAAACTACCAAAACAGGGAGAGAAGGTTTGGAAAAACAAGTGATCAGCTCGATGACCCGCAAAAGTCGAATAAAAAGAAAAACAATGCAGCCCATTATGGTTAAGAAGATTGCGTTTATATTAGGCTTATTTATATTTCTGCAGAACATTGCTTTATCACAGGAAACGAAAACGGATTATGAGGTGTTTGATTATTCAGACCCTCAGGAATACTATATCAAGTCAATTGATGTGGAAGGCGTAAGATACCTGGATAAGCAAATTCTGGCAAACCTTTCAGGTTTAAGGCAGGGAGAGCGAATAACCATTCCCGGTGAAAGAATTACCCAAGCCATAAATAACCTTTGGTCACAGGGATTGTTCTCAGATGTCAAGATTTTTACCCGGGAAATAAATAAAGATTCCGTTTCCCTGGCAATACATCTTCAGGAACAACCCCGGCTTTCAGCCTTTGATATTACGGGTGTTCGTAACCGGGAAGAAAAAGACATCCGGGAAGAGCTTAAGCTGAATCAGGGAAGCCAGGTCAACCGTAATGTGATTAACAACATCAAAGAAACCATCCAGGAATATTTCTACGATAAAAAATACCTGAACACGGAAATACAGGTAACCAAGGTGGATGATACCACCCGCAACAACCGGGTGGCTCTAAATATCAATGTGGATAAGAACGAGAAGGTGAAGATCAAGGACATCACTTTCTCAGGCAATGAGGTTTTTGACGACGGTGAATTGAGAAGGGCCATGGAGCATACCCATAAAAAGAACTGGAATATTTTCCAGGGCTCAAAATTTCTTCCCGATAAATATGAAGAAGATAAGGAGATTGTTCTGGACAAATACAGGGAGAATGGTTACCGGGATGCCCGTATCGTAGATGATACCGTTTATGCAGTGAGTGAAGACCGCATTAAGATTCATATGGAAATTCATGAAGGCAAACAATATTTCTTCGGCGATATCAACTGGACCGGAAATACAGTTTATCCTTCGGGGATGCTCATGCAAAGGCTTAAAATAGATAAAGGAGATCCTTTTGATATGGCTTTATTAAATGAGCGGATTAATGCGGCGGAAGATGCTGTGGGCAATTTGTATATGGATAACGGATATTTGTTTTTCAATGCCAACCCCGTTATATCAAAGATAGAAGAAGATTCGGTGAATATTGAAGTCAGAATACGGGAAGGGAAACAGGCCCAACTGAACAGGGTCATTATCGAAGGCAATACCAAAACCAATGAACATGTGGTACGGAGAGAATTGAGGACTCAACCGGGTGATCTTTTTAACAGATCAGCCATCCAGAGGTCCCAGAGGGAATTGGCTCAACTGGGTCATTTTGATCCCGAACAGATGGGTATTGAGCCCATTAATATCAACCAGTCCAGGGGTGAAGTCGACCTGAATTATTCATTGGTGGAAAAGCCCAACGACCAGCTTGAAATATCCGGAGGCTGGGGTGCCGGTATGTTTGTTGGTACCATAGGAATTACCTTTAATAATTTTTCCGCCCGGCGGCTTTTTGAGAAAGATGCCTGGAAGCCTGTTCCTTCAGGAGACGGCCAGACTTTATCTGTTCGTGCAAGAACCAACGGAAGTTATTATCAAAACTATAGCATCTCTTTTCAAGAACCCTGGCTGGGTGGCAAAAAACCAAATAATTTTTCCGTTTCAGCCTATCGTTCGATACAAAATACTGCGGGTTACATTGGTAGATACTTTCGGGGGGGGTCCACCAATGAATCTTCTTTTAAAATCACCGGCGGATCTGTCGGACTGCGGCAAAGGCTTGAATGGCCGGATGACTATTTTATCTTAAGCAATTCATTGAGCTATGAGCGATATAACCTGAACGATTGGACCAGAGGCCGCTTTATTATGCAAGATGGTATATCAAATAACTTGAGTTTTAGTACCACTTTCGGAAGAAACTCCGTATCTCAGCCGATTTATCCCCGGAGTGGTTCAAAGTTCATGCTTACACTGAAAATTACCCCGCCATATTCCATGTTTACAGACATCAATTACAAAACGGCTACCCAAGCAGAGAAATATGAGTGGGTCGAATATCATAAATGGACATATAAAGGCGAGTGGTACCAAAGATTGTTTGACGATTTAGTATTGGCTATCAACACAGAGTTCGGCTACCTGGGATATTACAATCCGGATATAGGCCACAGTCCGTTTGGTACCTTTGATGTTGGAGGTGACGGTATATCAGGCTACAATTTATATGGACGCGAAACCATTGCATTACGCGGATATGAGAATAGTTCACTGACACCTATTGTGGATAATAAAAAAGCAGGTAATATTTACGAAAGAAACTATATGGAGCTGAGGTATCCCGTATCACTAAAACGGCAGGCCACCATTTACGTATTGGCCTTTGCCGAGGCGGGGAATGCCTGGTTTAACTTTGATGAGTTCGATCCTTTATCGCTGAAAAGATCTGCAGGAATCGGCCTGAGGGCCTTTCTCCCCATGTTCGGACTATTGGGAATCGACTGGGGTTACGGATTTGATGATATACCGGGCAGGCCCGACGCAAGCGGTGGACAGTTCCATTTTGTGATCGGACAGCAATTTTAAGGTTGAGGCTATGCGGAAATCAATGCTCATATTTTTGTTGATTTGTATTGGCTCCGTAACATACGCACAAAGATATGCTTATGTGAATACCGAATATATTTTGACCAACATCCCTGCTTATAATGCCGCTCAGGAAAAGCTGGACCAACTTTCCTATGAATGGCAGCAGGAGCTTGAAACAAAAAAGGAAGAGCTGGATGAGATGGAGAAGGAGTTTCAAAGCGAAAAAGTGTTGCTTACAGATGAAATGAAGCAAAGGAGACAAGAAGAAATCAATAAAAAGAGAGAGGAAATACAGAAATTGCAGAGGAAATATTTTGGCCCGAAGGGTGAGCTTTATCAGAAAAGACAGGATTTGGTGCAGCCCATACAGGAAGAAGTATATAGTGCTATTGAAAACATTGCCAGCAGAGGTAACTATGCGGTGATTTTTGATGCCGCAGGTAAGTCAAATATGCTCTATACCGATCCGAATTATGACAAAAGCGATGATGTTCTGCAAGAATTGGGATATAAAAATTAAATTCATCAATTAATTAATCAATATTTAAAAACCAGTAAATTATGAAGCGAGTTGTTTTATCATTATTATTAATAGCGTTTGTTTTTCCTGCTGTTAGTTTTGCACAGTCTCAGGAGTTAAAATTCGGGCACATTAATGTATCCGAGCTTATGAGTATGATGCCTGAAAGAGACAGCATCCAAAAGGAGATGCAGGAATACCAAAAAATGCTTCAGCGGGAGATGCAAACCATGCAGCAGGAATATTCGCAAAAATTGCAGCAATACCAGAAAAATCGAACCAATTATTCGGAAATGGTAAGGAAATCCAAGGAAAAGGAGCTGCAACAAATGCAAGGCCGGATACAGGAGTTTCAGTCAACTGCTCAGCAAGATATGCAGCAGAAACAGCAGGAATTGATGGAACCCCTGATGAATAAGATCGAAAATGCCATACAGCGTGTTGGAGAAGAAAATGGCTATATTTATATCTTCGATACCAGCGCAGGCGCTATCGTTTATCAGTCCGACCAAAGCGAAAATGTGATGCCGCTTGTTCAGAAAGAGCTCGGGCTACAGTAGTAGTTAATGAATGGTAGAATAATAGGCCATCTCACGGGATGGTCTTTTTTTTCATTTTGGACATCTCATGTTAAAACCCGAACAACCTATAGGGATTTTCGATTCAGGAGTGGGAGGCCTGACGGTAGCTGCTGCCATTAAATATTTGTTGCCCAATGAACGCATTATCTATTTCGGAGATACCGCCCACCTCCCTTATGGCGATAAATCCAATGAAACCATTATTGAATATTCTACCCGGATTACCGATTTTCTTTTGGAAAAAAATGTGAAAGTCGTTTTAATTGCTTGCAATACCGCATCGGCAGTGGCCTATCATGAGCTTGCCGGTCATCTGGATAACAGTGTTTTCCTGGTGAATGTGATCGATCCGGTGGTCAACTATATTGCCGGACATTTTTCAGGCGAAAAGATAGGCGTGATTGGAACCAAGGCCACCATAAAAAGCGATACTTACAAACACAAGATTATTGAGAAGGATAACCATATAAAGGTGAGCTCTTTGGCTACCCCGCTGTTTGTACCAATGATTGAAGAGGGTTTTGTTTATGACGACATCAGTAATGCCATAATAAGGGCTTATCTTTCGGATAAAAAGCTGGAGGATATCCAATCCCTGATTTTGGGATGTACCCATTATCCTATCATAAAAAATCAGATCAGGAGATTTTTCGGTTTTAAGGTGGATGTTGTAGATTCAGGCAATATTGTAGCACGCTACCTTCAGGAATTGCTTGAAGAGCATAACCTTTTAAGCGATCAGAAAAATCCGGAGCATGTGTTTTATGTATCCGATTACACCGAATACTTTGAATCCATCGCCCGGATGTTCTTTGATGACCCCATCCATCTGGAAAAAAAGAACATCTGGAAGGAATAGGAATTAGATACAGCTTATTTTGATTTTTCTTTTGTAAGCTGGGCCAGCCTGTCCTGTAATTCATACATCTCGTCCCTCAATCGGGCTGCTTCTTTGAAGTCAAGCTCGGAAGCGGCTTTCTCCATGCCTTTTTTGTTTTTCTCGATGGCTTTTTCCAGGGCTTCTTGGTTCATATACTGCACTACCGGATCGGCAGCGGTATCCAGTTCCTGAGGTTCTGTATAAGGCCGCGGCTGGTATTGTCCGATTTTTTCCCTGTAATCTGCCATTACCGAGCGGGAGGCTTTTTCGATTTGTTTGGGAGTTATGTTGTGTTTTTCGTTGTAGGCAAGCTGCTTTTCCCTTCTGCGGTTGGTCTCGTCAATGGTCTGCTGCATGGAGCGGGTAATTTTATCGGCATACATGATGACTTTTCCTTCCAGATGCCTGGCCGCCCTGCCTGCCGTTTGGGTGAGGGATACGGTGGATCTCAGAAATCCTTCTTTGTCGGCATCCAGAATGGCTACAAGTGATACTTCTGGCAGATCGAGCCCTTCACGCAGCAGGTTCACGCCGATAAGCACGTCGAATGTGCCGTTTCTCAGCCCGTCCATTATCTCCACCCGTTCCAGCGTATCAATGTCCGAATGGATGTACCTGCATTTGACGTTGAACCGCGTCAGGTATTTCGTCAGTTCTTCCGCCATCCTTTTGGTCAGTGTAGTAACCAGCACCCGCTGGTCGTTTTTCGTGCGTTTGCGCACCTCTTCCATCAGGTCGTCGATCTGGTTGAGGGTGGGCCGTACTTCTATTTCCGGGTCCAGCAGCCCGGTAGGTCTGATTACCTGTTCAACAACTACGCCGCCGCTCTTTTCCAGTTCGTAATTTGCAGGGGTAGCGCTGACAAAGACCACCTGGTTGAGGAGGTTCTCAAACTCCCCGAATTTCAGTGGACGGTTGTCCACGGCTGCCGGGAGTCGAAAACCATATTCCACCAGTGTCTTTTTTCGTGAATAGTCTCCACCGAACATGGCATGGATCTGGGGAATGGTTACGTGGCTTTCATCTACAACGATAATGAAATCATCGGGAAAATAGTCGAGCAGGCAGAAAGGCCTGGAGCCAGGCGAGCGGCCGTCGAAATAGCGGCTGTAATTTTCAATGCCGGGACAGTAGCCGAGCTCCCGGATCATCTCAAGGTCGTATTCCGTTCTTTGCTTGATGCGTTTGGCCTCCAGCTCCCTTCCCTGGTCTTTGAAATACTGGATTTGGTCCTGCAGGTCAAGCTGGATCTGTTTGATGGCATTATGCATCCTTTCTTTGGTGGTTACAAAAATGTTTGCCGGAAAAACGGTGGCACTGTCCACCATAGCTATAGTACTGTTGTTATACGGATCATACTTTTCAATTTCATCAACCTCATCTCCCCAGAAGGTAACGCGGTAGGCATGATCGCTGTAGGCCAGGAATACATCTACCGTGTCACCGTTCACCCGAAAATTACCGGGTTTGAACTCCAGCTCGCTTCTTGAGTATAAGCTGTCTACCAGCCGCCTCAAAAACTCATTTCTTCCGATTTCCTGGCCGGATTCGATCTGGATGGTGTTCTTATGGAAATCATCCGGATTGCCGATGCCATATAAACAGGAAACCGAGGAGACGACCACTACGTCCCTGCGCCCGGAAAGAAGGGATGAAGTGGCACTCAGCCTGAGCTTTTCGATCTCTTCATTAATGGAAAGGTCCTTTTCGATGTAGGTGTCGGTTACGGGAAGGTATGCCTCCGGCTGGTAATAGTCATAATAGGAGACAAAATATTCTACCGCATTTTCCGGGAAAAATTCCTTGAATTCTCCGTAAAGTTGGGCCGCCAGAGTTTTGTTGTGGCTTAGCACCAGCACGGGTTTGTTGACATTCTGTATCATGTTGGCAATGGTAAAAGTTTTACCCGAACCGGTAACGCCCATCAGAGTCTGGAAACGATCGCCCCTTTGAGTACCTTCCGTAAGTTGTTTGATGGCTTCGGGCTGATCGCCTGTGGGTTTGTATTGTGACGTAATTTTGTAGTTCATAGAAACCGGTTTTTTGAATAGACCAATAAAAAACCTTTTTTTGAAAACCCAAAGACCACGAAAGATATTATTTTGAACCTTGGTTTTAATTTCCTTTTGATACAACGAAACAAATCTTTGAAGCCCTTAATTCAATCTTTCTTAATATCTTTGTAAAATTTAATGAAGTGGTAGGTATTGATTGGGTCATTTTAATCAGTAAATCATGAAGGGCAAAAGACAAAATCATAAAAGTAAACAGAAAGAGGCCGCAGCCGATGATTTCATAAGACTGAACAAATTTATTGCTAATAGTGGTTTATGTTCACGGCGGCAGGCGGATGAGCTTATCCGCTCAGGTGAAATCACCGTTAACCAACAAAAGGTAACGGAACTGGGCACAAAAGTGAAATCTACCGATGAGGTTCGCTATAAAGGTAAGTTATTGCAAAACGAACGGCCTGTCTATATTTTGCTGAATAAACCCAAGGATTATGTTACCACCGTTAAAGACAAAAATGCCCGAAAAACTGTTATGGAATTGGTAAAGGGAGCATGCACACAGAGGATATATCCGGTTGGCAGGTTGGACAGGAATACCACAGGCGTTCTGCTTTTGACCAATGACGGAGAGCTGGCCAAGCGGCTGACCCATCCCCATTATAAGAAAAAAAAGGTCTATCATGTAGTGCTCGACAAGCCTGTAACAAAAACACATCTCGAGCAAATTGCTGAAGGAGTAAAGCTTGAAGATGATGTTGTGGCAGCGGATGCTGTAAGTTATGTAGATCCGGAGGATAAAACGCAGATAGGTATCGAGATTCATACAGGACAGAATCGTGTGATCAGGAGGATTTTTGAGACTCTGGGATACAAAATAAAAAAACTGGATCGTGTGTATTTTGCAGGACTTACAAAAAAGAATCTGAAGCGCGGCAGATGGCGGTTTCTGACCCAGAAGGAGATTAACAGATTGAAGATGAATGCATTTAAATAGAGTCTGTCTATAATATCCGCTGGCTGTGTTACGCTCGTTTTTCATGCCAGTCAATTATATCTGGTAGCGACGTACGGCTTACGTCGCTACATTTGGCATTCAAAACTCGCAAACTTTGCCAGCGAACATTCTAGACGAGACTTTTTAAAATCAATTTGACTGTATGGAGAAACACTAAATGGGTTGGGCTAGAGTAGGTTCCCTCCTTTACTTCCAAATAAAACCTTTATAATATGCGAAAATCATATTTGATAATACTTTGTTTTCTGAGTGTGCATATCTCATTTGGCCAGAGGATAAACATTGAGGGAAAGGTTATTGATGCCAATGATCGGGAACCCCTGGCTTTTGTTAATGTACTGTATGGTGAGCCTCCGAAAGGCACCACTACCGATATCGACGGAAAGTTTCAGATTGAGATTCCCTCCTCTGTTCAATCAGTCAAATTCAGTTATCTTGGCTACCATTCAAAAACCGTATCCCTCGAAAGTCTTAGAAAATCTTCCATGTCAACGATTGCATTGAAAAGCAAATCCTTCGCACTGGATGAGGTAGTGGTGAAGCCCGGAACAAATCCGGCTGTCCAGGTTATTCAAAAGGTTTACAAAAACAGGGAAGAGCATAACCCGGAAAATATGGATGCATTTTCCTACAGGAGCTATAACAAATTTGTGTTCACGATTGACTCCAGCAGGATTGATGAGTGTACTCCGGAAAAATCATCCGGGGATACCATGGCAATAGATACCACTACAGTTGATTCTACGGATATTAAGCTCCGGCGTTTTATGGATAAACAGCACATTTTAATGATGGAATCGGTTTCAGAGAGAAAATATCTATCCCCGGGCTATAGTAATGAACAAGTTCTTGCTTCAAGAGTTTCCGGGTTCAGCGATCCTTCCCTGGTATTTCTTGCTACACAGATTCAGTCGTTTTCTTTTTATGATAATTTCATCTCCTTAGGCGATAAAAGCTATATCAATCCGATTAGTAAGAACAGTGCGAGGCGGTATCTTTTCCTTACGGAGGATACCCTTTACCATGAGCCTCATGATACTGCGGTAATTATTTCATTCAGACCCAGAAAAAATAAGAATTTTGACGGACTTAAAGGGATGTTGCATGTAAATACCTGCGATTATTCACTTACCAGAGTTATCGCTGAACCTGTTTATTCTTCAGGGAATTTTACCATTAAGATTCAGCAGAAATATGACAGAATAGGAGGAGAAAGATGGTTCCCTACCCAGTTGAATACAAGGATAGGAGTGAAAGAAGTGTTTGTCTCTTCTTCTACCCGTGATTATCACCTTGTCGGTGATGGCCGGAGCTATATTAGAGATATCTATATGAATCCCCCATTGGATAAATCAGACTTTGACAATACCGGCATATCCGTGCCTTCCTCTGCATATGAACGCTCAGAGCAATTCTGGGGAAAATACCGGGTTGATAATCTGTCTTCTAAAGACAGCACAACTTATCAGGTCATCGACAGCATCGGGGAAGCACATCATTTTGACGCCAGGATGAAGCGCTTCAAAACCCTCTCTACCGGTTATTATCCGGTTTCTTTTCTGAATCTGGATCTTACCAGACTTTTAAATTATAATGAATATGAAGGCTTCAGGCTGGGAATGGGCCTGATGACCAATGAGGAGCTTTCGGAATTCTTTTCTGCCGGTGGATATTTTGGGTATGGGTTTCGGGACAAGGACTGGAAATATGGTGGCAGACTCCGGCTTAACATTCATGAAAAATCGGAGAGCCGACTGGAGTTCACTTATAAGAATGATGTCGCAGAATCCGGTGGATATCAGTTTTTAAAGGAGCAGGGAGTTTTTTCTCCGGCTATGTACCGACAGTATTTGGTAGAAAGCATGGATTGGGTGAAAGAAAGACAGATGAGCTATTCCCTGAGAACTTTAAAGTATTTGAAGTTAAAATTATTTATCCGGAAGTCAACGGTGAATCCACTCGAGGATTACCGGTTCCGGAAAGATGAAAATGTGTATCAGGGTAATTTTCATATAACAGAGGGCGGTTTTAAAGCCCGGTTTGCCTGGAAGGAGGAATTTGCAGAAACCCCGTGGGGCAAATTTTCGCTTGGAACGGATTTTCCGGTAGTGTATGCCAATTTTACACGGGGTATGAATATTCTGAACGGTAATTTTGAATATACAAAAGTGGAGGCTGCAATTTCAAATGAAATCCGCACCAAAAACCTGGGCAAAACCAAAATGCAATTGGTGGGTGGAATGACCGGAGGTCCGGTTCCCGCCTTCAATCTTTATACCGGGCACGGATCCTATGGAAGCCGTTTGAATATATACAGTGAGCATAGTTTTGCCACTATGCGGTTGTCTGAATTTTTGGCAGACCGCTTTGTCTCTGTCTATTTAAATCAGGATTTCAAATCATTGCTCTTCCGGAAAGAAGGCTTCAGTCCAAATATCATGTGGTTGAATAACCTGGGATGGGGCTGGCTTAATAAACCTTCCCGGCATGATGGAATGAATACCCAATCCTTTGCGAAAGGGTATTTTGAAACAGGAGTAATGGCTGATAATATACTGGGGACCAGTCTGTTTAATTACGGTTTTGGAATATTTTACAGGTATGGTCCCTATGCCTTTGATAAATTTTCAGATAATCTGGCCTATAAAATCTCCATTGGATTCAATTTGTAGAACGCATCAGATTAGGATACCAGCTCTTTTAATGGGTTATTGGGGAATAAGCACCCTGAATCCCAGGTAATTCCCGGCTTTATTGGGAGGCAGGTGAAAACGTGCTGAGGTCTTTAGGTCTGTTGCCGGTGAATTCCAATGACCTCCCTTGTATACTTTGGATGAATCGTTGTACCCGTTTAAGCACCATTCAGCAGCATTGCCGGTCATGTCGAAAAGCCCGTAAGCATTGGGGGTTTTAATACCAACCGCATGGAGCTGTCCATTGGAATTTTCTTTATACCATGCGACTTCATCCAGAGAATAGTCGCTTCCACCATAGGGGTAATATGGTTTACTGGCGTAATACCATTCTTTTTCAGTAGGCAGACGTCCCCCCATCCATTGGCAGAAACTGTTGGCGCCTACCCATGTAACGTTAACCACCGGCAAAGATTCCCATCCATTCCCGGTTATAAAGTTCTCCCCGTTATAGGTGATTCCGGTCGTACCATTAAGGAAGATATACTTAATTCCTTCATAGCAACCGGTGGAATCTACCCCTATAGAATTCATAAATTTGGTATACTGTTGATTGGTCACTTCATATTTTCCAACTTCCATAGAATCGACGATGAGTGTATCATTTTCGACGGTCATTGTATCAGGTGAAAAAGATACAAAATCCATCGATATCTTGCTTCCCGGGTGACCTGAAAGGCTGATGGTTATGCTTGTATTGGCTTTCAGTGTATCTGCACCAACTTTATTGGTGTCTCCTTCCACATAATCTTCATAGTGATCCCTTACTGAGAAGTAGTTCCAGTTCTTATCTTCGGGCTTTTCATTGGTGTACCGGACCTTTGCGGATATCTGTGTGCTGGATTCTACCGTTAAATCACTGGTTGACAGGCTATAGGAAAATTGAGGCACAAAATCTTCTTTTTGCATCAGCGTGGAGTCTCCGGCTGTTAAGCTGATGCTGTGTACTTTGTAGTACTGGCTGAAATCCTTGAGCTGTGCCGTAATTTTTATTGTTGAACCTCTGACAAT contains the following coding sequences:
- a CDS encoding isoprenyl transferase, translated to MATKEQINKERLPRHIAVIMDGNGRWAKKRGNQRIFGHKNGVKSVRETVEAAAELGVSYITLYAFSRENWNRPNREIDALMSLLISTIDSEIKTLMENNIRLLSIGDLAGLPEKVQEKIKEAKQKTSGNKGLRLVLALNYSARWELAEAMKHFGHDVKQGNTDANLDIETAKKYLETKEIPDPDLLIRTSGERRLSNFLLWQMAYTELYFTEVLWPDFRKENFYEAIVNYQNRERRFGKTSDQLDDPQKSNKKKNNAAHYG
- the bamA gene encoding outer membrane protein assembly factor BamA; amino-acid sequence: MQPIMVKKIAFILGLFIFLQNIALSQETKTDYEVFDYSDPQEYYIKSIDVEGVRYLDKQILANLSGLRQGERITIPGERITQAINNLWSQGLFSDVKIFTREINKDSVSLAIHLQEQPRLSAFDITGVRNREEKDIREELKLNQGSQVNRNVINNIKETIQEYFYDKKYLNTEIQVTKVDDTTRNNRVALNINVDKNEKVKIKDITFSGNEVFDDGELRRAMEHTHKKNWNIFQGSKFLPDKYEEDKEIVLDKYRENGYRDARIVDDTVYAVSEDRIKIHMEIHEGKQYFFGDINWTGNTVYPSGMLMQRLKIDKGDPFDMALLNERINAAEDAVGNLYMDNGYLFFNANPVISKIEEDSVNIEVRIREGKQAQLNRVIIEGNTKTNEHVVRRELRTQPGDLFNRSAIQRSQRELAQLGHFDPEQMGIEPININQSRGEVDLNYSLVEKPNDQLEISGGWGAGMFVGTIGITFNNFSARRLFEKDAWKPVPSGDGQTLSVRARTNGSYYQNYSISFQEPWLGGKKPNNFSVSAYRSIQNTAGYIGRYFRGGSTNESSFKITGGSVGLRQRLEWPDDYFILSNSLSYERYNLNDWTRGRFIMQDGISNNLSFSTTFGRNSVSQPIYPRSGSKFMLTLKITPPYSMFTDINYKTATQAEKYEWVEYHKWTYKGEWYQRLFDDLVLAINTEFGYLGYYNPDIGHSPFGTFDVGGDGISGYNLYGRETIALRGYENSSLTPIVDNKKAGNIYERNYMELRYPVSLKRQATIYVLAFAEAGNAWFNFDEFDPLSLKRSAGIGLRAFLPMFGLLGIDWGYGFDDIPGRPDASGGQFHFVIGQQF
- a CDS encoding OmpH family outer membrane protein, with amino-acid sequence MRKSMLIFLLICIGSVTYAQRYAYVNTEYILTNIPAYNAAQEKLDQLSYEWQQELETKKEELDEMEKEFQSEKVLLTDEMKQRRQEEINKKREEIQKLQRKYFGPKGELYQKRQDLVQPIQEEVYSAIENIASRGNYAVIFDAAGKSNMLYTDPNYDKSDDVLQELGYKN
- a CDS encoding OmpH family outer membrane protein; protein product: MKRVVLSLLLIAFVFPAVSFAQSQELKFGHINVSELMSMMPERDSIQKEMQEYQKMLQREMQTMQQEYSQKLQQYQKNRTNYSEMVRKSKEKELQQMQGRIQEFQSTAQQDMQQKQQELMEPLMNKIENAIQRVGEENGYIYIFDTSAGAIVYQSDQSENVMPLVQKELGLQ
- a CDS encoding glutamate racemase — its product is MLKPEQPIGIFDSGVGGLTVAAAIKYLLPNERIIYFGDTAHLPYGDKSNETIIEYSTRITDFLLEKNVKVVLIACNTASAVAYHELAGHLDNSVFLVNVIDPVVNYIAGHFSGEKIGVIGTKATIKSDTYKHKIIEKDNHIKVSSLATPLFVPMIEEGFVYDDISNAIIRAYLSDKKLEDIQSLILGCTHYPIIKNQIRRFFGFKVDVVDSGNIVARYLQELLEEHNLLSDQKNPEHVFYVSDYTEYFESIARMFFDDPIHLEKKNIWKE
- the uvrB gene encoding excinuclease ABC subunit UvrB, which produces MNYKITSQYKPTGDQPEAIKQLTEGTQRGDRFQTLMGVTGSGKTFTIANMIQNVNKPVLVLSHNKTLAAQLYGEFKEFFPENAVEYFVSYYDYYQPEAYLPVTDTYIEKDLSINEEIEKLRLSATSSLLSGRRDVVVVSSVSCLYGIGNPDDFHKNTIQIESGQEIGRNEFLRRLVDSLYSRSELEFKPGNFRVNGDTVDVFLAYSDHAYRVTFWGDEVDEIEKYDPYNNSTIAMVDSATVFPANIFVTTKERMHNAIKQIQLDLQDQIQYFKDQGRELEAKRIKQRTEYDLEMIRELGYCPGIENYSRYFDGRSPGSRPFCLLDYFPDDFIIVVDESHVTIPQIHAMFGGDYSRKKTLVEYGFRLPAAVDNRPLKFGEFENLLNQVVFVSATPANYELEKSGGVVVEQVIRPTGLLDPEIEVRPTLNQIDDLMEEVRKRTKNDQRVLVTTLTKRMAEELTKYLTRFNVKCRYIHSDIDTLERVEIMDGLRNGTFDVLIGVNLLREGLDLPEVSLVAILDADKEGFLRSTVSLTQTAGRAARHLEGKVIMYADKITRSMQQTIDETNRRREKQLAYNEKHNITPKQIEKASRSVMADYREKIGQYQPRPYTEPQELDTAADPVVQYMNQEALEKAIEKNKKGMEKAASELDFKEAARLRDEMYELQDRLAQLTKEKSK
- a CDS encoding rRNA pseudouridine synthase — protein: MKGKRQNHKSKQKEAAADDFIRLNKFIANSGLCSRRQADELIRSGEITVNQQKVTELGTKVKSTDEVRYKGKLLQNERPVYILLNKPKDYVTTVKDKNARKTVMELVKGACTQRIYPVGRLDRNTTGVLLLTNDGELAKRLTHPHYKKKKVYHVVLDKPVTKTHLEQIAEGVKLEDDVVAADAVSYVDPEDKTQIGIEIHTGQNRVIRRIFETLGYKIKKLDRVYFAGLTKKNLKRGRWRFLTQKEINRLKMNAFK
- a CDS encoding carboxypeptidase-like regulatory domain-containing protein, whose product is MRKSYLIILCFLSVHISFGQRINIEGKVIDANDREPLAFVNVLYGEPPKGTTTDIDGKFQIEIPSSVQSVKFSYLGYHSKTVSLESLRKSSMSTIALKSKSFALDEVVVKPGTNPAVQVIQKVYKNREEHNPENMDAFSYRSYNKFVFTIDSSRIDECTPEKSSGDTMAIDTTTVDSTDIKLRRFMDKQHILMMESVSERKYLSPGYSNEQVLASRVSGFSDPSLVFLATQIQSFSFYDNFISLGDKSYINPISKNSARRYLFLTEDTLYHEPHDTAVIISFRPRKNKNFDGLKGMLHVNTCDYSLTRVIAEPVYSSGNFTIKIQQKYDRIGGERWFPTQLNTRIGVKEVFVSSSTRDYHLVGDGRSYIRDIYMNPPLDKSDFDNTGISVPSSAYERSEQFWGKYRVDNLSSKDSTTYQVIDSIGEAHHFDARMKRFKTLSTGYYPVSFLNLDLTRLLNYNEYEGFRLGMGLMTNEELSEFFSAGGYFGYGFRDKDWKYGGRLRLNIHEKSESRLEFTYKNDVAESGGYQFLKEQGVFSPAMYRQYLVESMDWVKERQMSYSLRTLKYLKLKLFIRKSTVNPLEDYRFRKDENVYQGNFHITEGGFKARFAWKEEFAETPWGKFSLGTDFPVVYANFTRGMNILNGNFEYTKVEAAISNEIRTKNLGKTKMQLVGGMTGGPVPAFNLYTGHGSYGSRLNIYSEHSFATMRLSEFLADRFVSVYLNQDFKSLLFRKEGFSPNIMWLNNLGWGWLNKPSRHDGMNTQSFAKGYFETGVMADNILGTSLFNYGFGIFYRYGPYAFDKFSDNLAYKISIGFNL